From Candidatus Manganitrophus morganii, the proteins below share one genomic window:
- a CDS encoding SulP family inorganic anion transporter: MKTHFFTPPAIPTDRFWTFLKSNYLVDVSGDFWGGVTSAVVALPLALAFALASGVDAKYGLYTAIVAAVVASVFGGSKVQITGPTGAMAVILAGIVAQYGIEKLWVAAVLAGIIQIALGLSRMGRFALYIPHPLIAGFTNGIAVIIFAGQLNNAFGFQIPAAGGATFFEGLYTTLTHLPGLNLSALLLTATVVLIMLFMPVSITRRVPASLIGLTAATAAAALFQLNVPTIGAIPHVLPMPHLPAGAWGDLHTLLRPALALAALGSIESLLSAVVADSMMASERHDSNKELFGQGLANIVTAFFQGIPATGAIARTAVNVRSGAKSRLSSIFHSLALVLIMFFFAEFASHIPLAALAGILMVTSIRMVEWENTRAIFRAPEADRIVLLITFAVTVAFDLILAVEIGLISAGLLFIRRMSELGIMNQSVDEIVQSPEKAAPIQVCPYVVVVRIAGPLFFGAAEKFMNEIKKRIDMKVLILRLGQVNMIDATGAMAFRAIIDHTERIGAKLYISSLQPQVRFVLTQMGLMEMIPEGRVFDHADQAIRAASEQMEKEVCTGCRHYVSEQCDLFEKPPDAGGV, encoded by the coding sequence ATGAAGACTCACTTCTTTACACCGCCGGCTATCCCCACCGATCGATTCTGGACCTTTTTGAAATCGAATTACCTCGTCGATGTCTCCGGCGACTTCTGGGGAGGGGTCACCTCCGCAGTCGTTGCCCTTCCGTTGGCGCTTGCCTTCGCCCTCGCTTCCGGCGTCGATGCCAAATACGGCCTCTACACCGCCATCGTCGCTGCCGTGGTGGCGTCGGTTTTCGGGGGATCGAAGGTCCAGATTACCGGCCCGACCGGAGCGATGGCGGTCATCCTTGCGGGAATCGTCGCGCAATATGGAATCGAGAAGCTCTGGGTCGCCGCCGTCTTGGCCGGGATCATCCAGATCGCCCTCGGCCTCTCCCGGATGGGACGGTTCGCTCTCTACATTCCCCATCCCCTGATCGCCGGCTTCACCAATGGGATCGCCGTCATCATCTTTGCCGGCCAGTTGAACAACGCTTTCGGCTTTCAGATTCCTGCCGCGGGCGGGGCAACCTTCTTTGAAGGCCTTTATACGACACTGACACACCTCCCCGGCCTGAATCTTTCAGCCCTTCTCCTCACCGCCACGGTCGTCCTCATCATGCTCTTCATGCCGGTCTCCATCACCCGCCGCGTGCCGGCCTCCCTTATCGGTCTGACCGCCGCCACGGCCGCCGCGGCCCTCTTTCAACTGAATGTGCCGACGATCGGCGCCATTCCGCATGTTCTTCCGATGCCCCATCTTCCCGCCGGCGCTTGGGGAGACCTTCACACACTCCTCCGTCCGGCGTTGGCGCTGGCCGCCCTTGGCTCCATCGAGTCGCTCCTCTCGGCGGTGGTGGCTGATAGCATGATGGCCTCCGAACGGCACGACAGCAACAAAGAGCTGTTCGGACAGGGGCTGGCCAACATCGTCACCGCTTTTTTTCAGGGAATCCCGGCGACCGGGGCGATCGCCCGGACGGCGGTGAACGTGAGGAGCGGCGCCAAGTCGCGCCTCTCCAGCATCTTCCATAGTCTGGCGCTGGTTCTGATCATGTTTTTTTTCGCCGAATTCGCATCGCATATCCCCCTTGCGGCGCTGGCGGGGATCTTGATGGTCACCTCTATTCGGATGGTCGAATGGGAAAACACCCGGGCGATATTCCGCGCCCCGGAGGCGGATCGGATCGTTCTGCTGATTACGTTTGCAGTAACCGTCGCCTTCGATCTGATTCTGGCCGTCGAGATCGGACTCATCTCCGCGGGGCTTCTCTTTATCCGCCGGATGAGCGAGCTCGGCATCATGAACCAATCGGTGGATGAGATCGTCCAATCGCCTGAGAAGGCCGCCCCGATTCAGGTCTGCCCCTATGTGGTCGTCGTCCGGATCGCCGGGCCCCTCTTTTTCGGCGCCGCGGAAAAGTTCATGAATGAGATCAAGAAGCGAATCGACATGAAAGTATTGATCCTGCGCCTGGGGCAGGTCAATATGATCGATGCCACCGGGGCGATGGCCTTTCGGGCCATCATTGATCATACGGAGCGGATCGGCGCAAAACTCTACATCAGCAGCCTTCAGCCCCAAGTCCGGTTCGTTTTGACGCAGATGGGATTGATGGAAATGATCCCGGAAGGTCGGGTCTTCGATCACGCCGACCAGGCGATCCGGGCGGCCTCAGAACAGATGGAGAAAGAGGTCTGCACCGGCTGCCGTCATTACGTGAGCGAGCAATGTGATCTCTTCGAAAAACCGCCGGACGCCGGCGGCGTGTAG